Part of the Streptomyces sp. HSG2 genome, AGTAGAGCATGGCCCCGCACACGATGAGCCACGTCCCGCCCGACAGGGCGCGTTCGGCCGAACGCGTCTGAACAGCGTTCACACCCCACCTCCTACCGGTGGCACGGCGTCTGGAGCACACCGGTCGGTGACCGGGAGACGACAGGCGCTCGTGAACACCGGGCGGCCTTCGGTGAACACGGCCCTGCCCTGTTCACCACCACGATCACCCCGATGAACGCCCGCCACGGGGCGGGCGGTGTCGGACACGAGGAAGCCGGCACACGCATCGACCGGCGAGGCTGACGGGACCCTCACGACTCACCCCCCTGGCGGCGACCGTGGGCCATCCACCCGGCGAGCTGGAGAGCGAATCCCACCGCCGCGACCGTCATGAACACCTCGCGGCGACCGGTCACCCACGTGGCCACGCTCCCCGCCACCGCCGCCACCACACCCACAGCGATCACGACCGCCACCCACCCGGACGGACCGGCCGCCGGCGGCGGGGGCGGGGTCGACTTCCCGGCGCTCACGCGGCACCCCCCACAACGCGGGGGGCGCCGGCCACGCGGTCGGCCAGCGCACGACGCCGGGCCCGGCGCAGACGACGCTCGTCCACCTCGGCCGGCACCTGGTCCAACAAGACGATGTACGCGTCCAACAGGCCGACGTCCGCCAGGATGACGGGCATCTCCCACTCGATCGCCTCCAGCTCGACGGCTGTCGGCTCCATGAAATCGGCGAACGCCGTAACAGCGTCCTGAACAGTCACGATGTGACTCATCGGGTCTTCCTCTCGCACAGGAACGGCCCTCGTGGCTCCCGGGAGGCACCCCGGGAGCCGCTCGCCGTCGGAGTCGGTACATCCGGCTCCCCTCGACCCCGCCCGTTCGCGACGGGCGAGGGAGGCAACCGGCCGCAGTGCTGAGCTGCGGAGAGATCGGGCGCGGCCTCGCCGCGCGGTCCGTCTTTTCAACTCGGGGAGACGGGGCCCACCTATTCAGTTCTCAAGCAACCTGCGCTTCCTTCGTACTCGCGCCAGTTGAGCTGGAGCTTTCCTCCGGGCGACGGCATGCGGATGGAGCTAAAGAAGAGATCCACCTCTGCTTAGGGGGGGTTGCCCTCTGCTTCGATAGGTACGGTAGGCATGTGAGGCGTTCAATGCAAGTCCCTCTCGCGGTAGAGTTGCTATCCCCCCTAGGCGATGTTGGGAGAGTCGTGCAGAACGACATGAGAGAGGTCTCGGGGATCGTGGACCCCGTTGACCGGGCACGGGCCGCGATCGACTTGATGGCGCGGTATCAGAGCCACGTGAACGAGCTGTCCCGTGTCCGGCGGGAGGCGATCGAGGAGGCCCAGGCGGCGGGCATGACACAAGCCGAGATCGCGAAGCGCCTCGGGGTCAGCCGCGGGCGCGTGGGCCAGCTGGCATCCGCCGGCCCCCCGCCGGAACGTGCCTTCTTCGGCACGGATCTGGTCACGGT contains:
- a CDS encoding DUF6284 family protein, which gives rise to MSHIVTVQDAVTAFADFMEPTAVELEAIEWEMPVILADVGLLDAYIVLLDQVPAEVDERRLRRARRRALADRVAGAPRVVGGAA